In one window of Malassezia japonica chromosome 9, complete sequence DNA:
- a CDS encoding uncharacterized protein (COG:J; EggNog:ENOG503NYU7), with translation MVETDLDEVVQIENVFLNVSKGQVAPNDDLSKAFGTTDVAEIIPEILKKGELQVGDKERSHELTNLWREIATQLAQSCVEPSSQKPYTVGMVEKAMKDVHYSVKTGKSAKSQALDVLKLLQAKNTIPIQRARMRVRVTMPPKEGKRLKEKLVALFENIEDEDYSDEWELVGTIEPGSLRQINLLLENEVKGQAGCETLSFSAVSDDEGDEEWQ, from the exons ATGGT CGAGACGGATTTGGACGAGGTTGTGCAGATTGAGAACGTCTTTCTGAACGTGTCCAAAGGCCAAGTCGCGCCAAACGACGACCTGTCCAAGGCTTTTGGCACGACGGATGTCGCCGAGATTATTCCCGAGATCCTCAAGAAAGGCGAGCTGCAAGTCGGCGACAAGGAGCGCTCGCACGAGCTCACTAACCTCTGGCGCGAGATTGCGACGCAGCTGGCGCAGTCTTGCGTCGAGCCCAGCAGCCAGAAGCCCTACACGGTCGGCATGGTTGAAAAAGCTATGAAGGACGTCCACTACAGTGTCAAGACTGGCAAGTCGGCCAAgagccaggcgctcgacgtctTGAAACTGCTCCAGGCGAAAAATACGATCCCTATTCAGCGCGCACGGATGCGTGTGCGTGTGACGATGCCGCCGAAAGAAGGCAAACGCCTTAAGGAGAAGTTGGTCGCACTCTTTGAAAAcatcgaggacgaggactaCTCGGACGAGTGGGAACTCGTTGGTACGATCGAACCCGGCTCTCTGCGCCAGATTAATCTGCTGCTGGAGAACGAAGTCAAGGGCCAAGCCGGCTGCGAGACGCTCTCCTTCTCCGCcgtgagcgacgacgaaggGGACGAAGAATGGCAGTAG
- a CDS encoding uncharacterized protein (BUSCO:EOG09260A27; TransMembrane:12 (i210-230o250-268i275-295o301-327i339-363o383-402i414-435o455-473i480-501o521-541i553-586o606-636i); COG:P; EggNog:ENOG503NZ2M), producing MNSFASAQHTSSFSAFEGRSYRFQNVVSESHKRPEGFQPSSYTATSDNIRGDTAELGDMALSSDDGNHSAFSNEYEDQDANAIQEEDVPTPRSELPKSPVEGYFGAKRQPHKSRFEEAPLLSRPRATPSGDYGAVDDGHKDVRVEENKNMVPGEAAMEAVGSQWSSLRTHMRAMASAARRPRNLETLVSKARELTWSDVRKMGMQPIHQIPAVILGVLLNVLDGVSYGMIMFPTSNPLFADFGGDGVSMFFMTCIISQLVYTCGGSIFKGGNGSMMIEVVPFYHILVQVITKVVGEKDGQAVVATTMVAFALSSVFTGLAFLLLGVLRLGVIISYFPRHILVGCIGGVGVFLIETGLAVAGRIEEDGGFKYNGATLAALTESWAVIAQWTIPLALAFLLSFITTRIHHPLVFPGYFLAIPIVFYAVSMGVFGMNMQDLRDHGWVFDVGRASDAPFYRYFSYFDLRSISWEALWATLPTQLALVFFGILHVPLNVPALGVSVNEDNVDTDRELIAHGVSNVAAGFLGTVPNYLCYVNSVLFYRVGGGSRLSGLMLAAVTTLIMLLGPGMIAFLPIMVVGALIFVLGIDLVREALFDTIGRVNRLEYLTIAVIIVVMTCSDFVVGSLVGIMLACLFFVMQTSRKNAVRSVFNGHAARSTVRRHMTQRRFLEQVGHQTLIFKLQGSLFFGTINSVEQLIRKMLDIATWKQNPIRFLIMDLTQVNSMDFSAAEAMTRIHRMLSSKSVILVLCGVKAEGDVGTALQNVDLWTDLSMHLEVFASLNEALEWTENEFLRSMYSSGLSAGQALGQASLSNSAELRVPKRKPVLHLDDGFANSPRYNQLHEAAKTATYDFRTRHETSPVGARSRSRESGKDSNVDGHALSLLVSTLGPYTDDASVESAFKHLVPELKELELSEGTVLWERDDTPDALYFIESGILKARYVFPQDNYEINEAMLAGTIAGELSFLSQQKRNSTVTVEKDAKVWRLDGEALQSIEQHHTRDYAKIIQTLLRVTADEHDCLMSYLVSRLS from the exons ATGAATAGCTTCGCTTCGGCGCAGCATACGTCGTCGTTTAGCGCGTTCGAGGGCCGGAGCTA TCGGTTCCAAAATGTTGTCTCAGAGAGCCACAAACGCCCGGAAGGTTTTCAGCCCTCGTCGTACACGGCAACTTCGGACAACATCCGCGGTGACactgccgagctcggcgacatgGCCCTGAGCTCGGACGATGGCAATCACAGTGCGTTTTCGAACGAGTACGAAGACCAAGATGC TAACGCGATCCAAGAGGAGGACGTGCCTACCCCACGCTCCGAGCTGCCCAAGTCGCCGGTCGAAGGGTACTTTGGTGCCAAGAGGCAGCCCCACAAGAGCCGCTTTGAagaggcgccgctcctgTCCCGGCCCAGGGCGACGCCCTCGGGCGACTACGGCGCAGTGGATGACGGACACAAGGATGTCCGTGTCGAAGAAAACAAGAACATGGTCCCTGGCGAGGCTGCCATGGAGGCCGTCGGCTCGCAGTGGAGCTCGCTACGGACGCACATGCGTGCCAtggccagcgccgcacgccggcccCGTAACCTCGAGACACTGGTCAGCAAGGCACGCGAACTAACCTGGTCGGATGTGCGCAAGATGGGCATGCAGCCGATTCATCAGATCCCGGCGGTGATCCTGGGTGTGCTGCTCAACGTCTTGGATGGTGTCTCGTACGGCATGATTATGTTCCCTACCTCGAACCCTTTGTTTGCTGACTTTGGCGGCGACGGTGTGTCGATGTTCTTCATGACATGCATCATCTCTCAACTTGTGTACACCTGCGGTGGCTCCATTTTCAAAGGAGGTAACGGCAGTATGATGATCGAGGTCGTGCCTTTCTATCATATCCTCGTGCAGGTGATCACCAAGGTCGTTGGCGAAAAGGACGGCCAGGCGGTTGTCGCGACGACCATGGTGGCCTTTGCCCTTTCGTCTGTGTTCACTGGTCTTGCGTTCCTGCTGTTGGgtgtgctgcgcctcggtgtGATTATCAGCTACTTCCCTCGCCACATTCTCGTGGGGTGCATTGGTGGTGTCGGAGTCTTTTTGATCGAGACGGGTCTGGCGGTCGCCGGCCGCATCGAAGAGGACGGGGGGTTCAAGTACaacggcgcgacgctcgctGCTCTTACCGAGAGCTGGGCAGTGATTGCGCAGTGGACCATTCCGCTGGCCCTGGCATTCTTGCTGAGCTTCATCACCACGCGTATCCACCATCCCTTGGTCTTCCCGGGTTACTTTTTGGCGATTCCGATTGTGTTTTACGCGGTGTCGATGGGCGTGTTTGGCATGAACATGCAAGATTTGCGCGACCACGGCTGGGTGTTTGATGTGGGTCGAGCGTCCGACGCGCCTTTCTACCGCTACTTTAGCTACTTTGACCTGCGCAGCATCTCTTGGGAAGCACTGTGGGCGACACTTCCGACGCAGCTTGCGTTGGTCTTTTTCGGTATTCTGCACGTTCCGCTGAACGTGCCGGCGCTTGGTGTGAGCGTGAACGAGGACAACGTCGACACGGACCGTGAGCTGATTGCGCACGGTGTGTCGAACGTTGCCGCTGGTTTCCTGGGCACCGTGCCGAACTACTTGTGCTACGTCAACTCGGTCCTCTTTTACCGTGTTGGCGGTGGCTCGCGCCTCAGTGGATTGATGCTCGCTGCTGTGACGACGCTAATCATGCTGCTCGGCCCTGGCATGATCGCCTTTTTGCCGATCATGGTGGTGGGTGCGCTGATTTTTGTGCTGGGTATCGACttggtgcgcgaggcgctctttgaCACGATTGGACGTGTGAACCGCCTCGAGTACCTGACCATTGCTGTGATTATTGTGGTGATGACCTGCTCCGACTTTGTGGTGGGTAGCCTGGTCGGCATTATGCTCGCCTGCCTCTTTTTTGTGATGCAGACCTCGCGCAAGAATGCCGTACGCTCAGTTTTCAACGGACATGCCGCCCGGAGTaccgtgcgccgccacatgacgcagcgccgtttcctcgagcaggtcggccACCAGACGCTCATCTTTAAGCTACAGGGCTCGTTGTTCTTCGGCACGATCAATtcggtcgagcagctgatCCGCAAGATGCTGGACATTGCCACCTGGAAGCAAAACCCCATTCGTTTCCTTATCATGGACCTTACGCAAGTGAACAGCATGGACTTTTCGGCCGCTGAGGCCATGACACGCATTCACCGCATGCTTAGCAGCAAGAGCGTCATCTTGGTTCTTTGTGGCGTCAAGGCGGAAGGCGATGTGGGCACCGCACTCCAAAACGTCGATCTGTGGACTGACCTGAGCATGCACCTTGAAGTGTTTGCATCGCtgaacgaggcgctcgagtgGACCGAAAACGAGTTCCTGCGTAGCATGTACTCGTCGGGTCTCTCGGCGGGTCaagcgctcggccaggccTCGCTGTCCAACAGCGCGGAGCTCCGCGTGCCTAAGCGAAAGCCGGTGCTGCACCTGGACGACGGCTTTGCAAACTCGCCGCGCTACAACCAGCTCCACGAAGCTGCCAAGACGGCGACGTACGATTTCCGCACACGCCACGAAACGAGTCCTGTCGGtgctcgctcgcgctcgcgcgagtCGGGCAAGGACTCGAACGTGGATGGGCACGCGCTCTCGCTCTTGGTCTCGACGCTGGGTCCTTATACGGACGATGCCAGCGTCGAGAGCGCATTTAAACACCTCGTCCCCGAGCTAAAAGAGCTAGAGCTCTCGGAAGGAACTGTGCTGTGGGAGCGGGATGATACGCCGGATGCTT TGTACTTTATCGAGTCGGGAATTCTCAAGGCGCGCTACGTCTTCCCTCAGGATAACTATGAGATCAACGAGGCCATGCTGGCCGGTACGATCGCCGGCGAGCTTTCGTTCCTTTCCCAGCAGAAGCGCAACTCCACTGTGACGGTCGAGAAGGATGCCAAGGTCTGGCGACTGGACGGTGAGGCCCTGCAGAGCATCGAGCAGCACCATACCCGCGACTACGCCAAGATTATTCAGACGCTGTTGCGAGTCACGGCGGACGAGCACGACTGCCTGATGTCGTACCTCGTTTCTCGTCTTAGTTAG
- a CDS encoding uncharacterized protein (TransMembrane:20 (i52-74o86-108i129-149o161-181i193-219o225-250i262-281o314-343i355-374o386-407i428-446o458-480i501-521o533-553i565-583o603-622i634-655o686-715i727-748o754-779i); EggNog:ENOG503NW68; COG:P), giving the protein MEGATRGKAGGTPSEASMYTEHHEEVEESSPLPGESMQKPWRVRLKAELSRFMFHMPPSWFILNMGTGITAILLHEMPYPAHWLRILSYIVFLFDVIVFVLIIMATVIRYTRWPILIRLLLRHPVQSMFLGTFSIGLSNIVNLCVLVLAPLTRHGFTVFTWVLWWINVAVALSLIIGMPVLQFTRQEQSLVDVSGALIIPVISCVVVAGAGANLAAILHTEHAKLTVIVCYILWGGGFMMSFICTVLLYARLSFYKVPDRSLLITIFMPLGLCGMGSYTLLRLSSVIYNLSHSTGQALVAVSEMSGENARLMALIVYSGTIPVALCIWGLGLVWLCISLSLLIDVWIVSRIPFSLGWWGLTFPLGTFSAAAGLFAKEFNSEAFRVVGTALAVIEILIWVLLVSLTAYRVVMGRIVVAPSLTDRITLHFLPNWFVMTMGTGITAVLFHEMPYSAQWLRIISYIVFGLNVVLFLLFTVISIVRYVRWPSLLFLLLRHPVQSMFLGAFSMGFSTLINMCVLAIAPHTNYHFTLFVWALWWINSAMAVAMCISLPVLQFTRHTESIMNVSGAMFMPVVTTIVAAASGGKVASLLPPNHAKLTITICYIMWGSGFAMAISCMAMFYMRLVLHKVPQAGVLITVFMPVGICGQGSYALLVFSSVLRDLSLKTGQTLVGASEVSPDEARQMALAIYAITIPFCLAMWGFGLVWLFISLSLLADMWLVSPLPFNLGWWGITFPLGTFCTSTAQLANEYNSEAFRVIGTVLSVAEILIWFVLTIITFYRALRGDIFLAPGLEQFGGIPPTKAPMHRQYKYQPRAPKQSHVEEGNNTTTTDPPRPP; this is encoded by the exons ATGGAGGGCGCAACGAGAGGCAAGGCGGGCGGGACGCCGTCGGAAGCGTCCATGTACACTGAGCATCATGAGGAAGTGGAAGAGTCATCACCATTGCCGGGTGAATCGATGCAGAAGCCATGGCGTGTGCGCCTGAAAGCCGAGCTGTCGCGTTTCATGTTCCACATGCCCCCTAGCTGGTTTATCCTCAACATGGGCACAGGGATCACAGCGATCCTCTTGCATGAGATGCCATATCCTGCGCATTGGCTGCGTATATTGTCGTACATTGTCTTCTTGTTCGATGTGATTGTTTTCGTGCTAATTATCATGGCGACCGTCATTCGCTACACGCGCTGGCCGATCCTCATCCGCCTCCTCCTGCGACACCCGGTGCAGTCTATGTTTCTCGGTACCTTTTCGATCGGACTGTCAAATATTGTGAATCTTTGTGTCTTGGTGCTTGCGCCTTTGACCAGGCACGGGTTCACCGTCTTTACATGGGTGCTGTGGTGGATCAATGTCGCCGTGGCGCTCTCCCTGATCATTGGCATGCCCGTGCTCCAGTTTACGAGACAGGAACAGTCTCTGGTCGACGTGTCCGGCGCGCTCATAATTCCCGTGATTTCATGTGTGGTGGTGGCCGGTGCAGGCGCGAACCTTGCGGCGATTTTGCACACGGAGCACGCAAAGCTCACCGTGATCGTGTGCTACATTTTGTGGGGAGGCGGTTTTATGATGTCGTTTATTTGCACCGTGCTTCTGTACGCGCGTCTCAGCTTTTACAAGGTACCGGACCGCTCGCTGCTGATAACCATCTTTATGCCACTGGGACTGTGCGGTATGGGTTCCTATACGCTCCTCCGCCTCTCGTCCGTCATTTACAATCTGAGCCACAGCACGGGTCAGGCGCTGGTCGCCGTGTCCGAGATGAGCGGAGAAAACGCACGGCTTATGGCCTTGATCGTTTATTCAGGGACCATTCCTGTGGCCCTGTGCATATGGGGCCTGGGACTTGTGTGGCTTTGCATCTCCCTCTCGCTTCTGATTGATGTGTGGATCGTGTCGCGGATTCCATTCAGCCTGGGATGGTGGGGCCTGACCTTTCCCCTCGGCACTTTtagcgccgccgccggcctcTTTGCAAAGGAATTCAATTCCGAGGCATTCCGCGTGGTTGGCACGGCCCTTGCTGTCATCGAGATTCTGATTTGGGTTCTTCTTGTGTCCTTGACGGCCTACCGCGTCGTCATGGGCCGGATTGTCGTGGCGCCGAGCTTGACTGA TCGGATCACGCTCCATTTCCTGCCCAACTGGTTTGTCATGACCATGGGGACAGGCATCACGGCAGTCTTGTTCCATGAGATGCCATACTCTGCACAGTGGCTGCGCATCATCTCGTACATTGTTTTTGGGCTGAATGTTGTGTTATTCTTGCTCTTTACGGTGATTAGCATTGTGCGATACGTTCGCTGGCCGTCGCTGCTATTCCTTTTGTTGCGCCATCCTGTGCAGTCCATGTTCCTGGGCGCATTTTCCATGGGCTTTTCGACTTTGATCAATATGTGCGTGCTGGCGATTGCGCCACACACCAATTATCACTTTACCCTCTTTGTATGGGCGCTGTGGTGGATCAATTCGGCAATGGCCGTGGCCATGTGCATCAGCCTCCCAGTGCTCCAGTTCACCCGGCACACCGAGTCGATCATGAACGTGTCCGGTGCCATGTTTATGCCGGTCGTAACGACGATtgtggcggcggcgtccggAGGCAAAGTGGCTAGTCTCCTTCCTCCAAACCATGCCAAGCTCACGATCACTATTTGCTATATTATGTGGGGCTCTGGGTTTGCCATGGCAATATCGTGCATGGCCATGTTCTATATGCGCCTTGTGCTGCACAAAGTTCCCCAAGCCGGCGTCTTGATCACAGTATTCATGCCGGTCGGTATCTGTGGTCAAGGCTCCTATGCCTTGCTGGTATTCTCTTCGGTCCTTCGAGATCTCAGCTTAAAGACCGGACagacgctcgtcggcgcctccGAGGTAtcgccggacgaggcgcgacAAATGGCTTTGGCCATTTACGCAATCACCATTCCTTTCTGCCTCGCAATGTGGGGCTTTGGCTTAGTTTGGCTCTTCATTTCGCTGTCGCTGCTTGCCGACATGTGGCTGGTCTCACCACTCCCATTCAACCTGGGGTGGTGGGGCATTACTTTCCCACTCGGCACCTTTTGCACGTCcaccgcgcagctcgccaacGAGTACAACTCGGAAGCATTTCGCGTCATTGGAACTGTGCTTTCTGTCGCTGAAATTCTTATATGGTTTGTGCTGACTATCATCACATTCTACCGTGCGCTCCGTGGCGACATCTTTCTCGCGCCGGGCCTCGAACAGTTCGGCGGCATTCCCCCAACCAAGGCGCCGATGCACCGGCAATATAAATACCAGCCCCGGGCACCGAAGCAATCACATGTCGAGGAGGGCAACAACACAACCACAACCGAcccgcctcgaccgccgTGA
- a CDS encoding uncharacterized protein (EggNog:ENOG503P95S; COG:S) has translation MDEEEAHRASVEERAEERAEEHEGEEPRRILYEIPQEMAHEAEEERAVEAVADEKPVQEAPDAGAPPPPPPSVEQGDKLRIDALHLEGEAISQLSTSRLMAYVAHTGSRAKGIEWINDMRCVLVFDTYGDALEGLQRIELQMDDTEMSDGPPAPAPSELATPEAVESLSSETLQPLLRPRLAMAFPSALYNPIEKQSLEELPDVQAKLEEARARLDNSTEPIPEIYKDMELEELEKKTLTRDLRRVKQLRQSLWIRFALMHHDTKAPRSAQRSNWYRQHGRSAGKDIVPRLLQVGEHASSRRRRGGRDELFSTERRYDDHDPYANPRSEQRRGHDWDEDYTPRSLLDRIGGDRDDSARRPRSRSASPERGDDVRIRGRGSVRAPRARMNGWDD, from the coding sequence ATGGACGAGGAAGAAGCGCACCGTgcgagcgtcgaggagcgcgccgaggagcgcgccgaggagcacgagGGCGAAGAACCCCGGCGCATTCTTTACGAGATTCCACAGGAAATGGCACACGAGgcggaggaggagcgcgcggtcgaagccgtcgccgacgaaAAACCGGTGCAAGAAGCTCCGGatgccggcgcgccgccgccgccgccgccgtcggtgGAGCAGGGCGACAAGCTGCGgatcgatgcgctgcaccttgAGGGTGAAGCGATCAGCCAGCTATCCACGTCACGCCTAATGGCTTACGTCGCGCATACTGGTTCGCGCGCCAAAGGCATTGAATGGATCAACGACATGCGCTGTGTACTTGTGTTTGACACCTACGGCGACGCCCTCGAGGGCTTGCAGCGGATAGAGCTGCAGATGGACGATACCGAGATGAGCGACGGTCCTCCCGCTCCGGCGCCGTCCGAGCTTGCCACGCCCGAAGCCGTCGAGAGCctctcgagcgagacgctgcAGCCGCTACTGCGTCCTCGCCTTGCGATGGCCTTCCCCAGCGCATTGTACAATCCGATTGAAAAACAGTCGCTGGAAGAGCTGCCAGATGTCCAGGCAAAGCTCGAGGAAGCCCGCGCGCGTCTGGACAACAGCACCGAGCCGATCCCCGAAATCTACAAAGACATGGAGCTCGAGGAATTGGAAAAGAAGACGCTTACGCGCGACCTTCGCCGAGTgaagcagctgcgccagaGCCTGTGGATCCGGTTTGCACTGATGCACCACGATACcaaagcgccgcgctcggcgcagcgcagcaacTGGTACCGCCAGCACGGACGCAGTGCGGGCAAGGACATTGTTCCTCGTCTGCTGCAAGTGGGCGAGCatgcgagctcgcggcggcgccgcggcggccgtgacGAGCTATTCTCTACGGAGCGTCGATACGACGACCACGATCCCTACGCCAACCCTCGTTcggagcagcggcgcggccacGACTGGGACGAGGACTATACGCCTCgctcgctgctcgaccgcatcggcggcgaccgcgacgactctgcgcgccgcccgcgcagccgctcggcatctcctgagcgcggcgacgacgtgcgcatccgcggccgcggctcTGTCcgtgcgccccgcgcgcggATGAACGGCTGGGACGACTAG
- a CDS encoding uncharacterized protein (TransMembrane:10 (i61-81o93-115i136-159o165-188i200-218o238-257i264-283o316-345i357-377o389-409i); EggNog:ENOG503NW68; COG:P), which translates to MMDAADPGLDRELDAPPSDSTLGRTDEEIGQFAEPPSLLEERQPNTSWWARMKGEMTRVTMHFPPSWFSVNMGTGITSVLLHEMPYQAQWLHYLSYIVFALNVFLFVLFLGISIVRYARWPVLLRLLLRHPAQSMFLGTFSMGFSTIINMAVLVCVPRWGHGFTMFMWALWWLNSAIALAMGVALPILQFTRHSHELSTVTGVLLLPVVTTVVIASTGANVADVLPSNHAKLTLTVSYILWGAGFCIAMLCFALFYARLTIHKIPPAALIVTIFLPLAAYGLLRFSAVINKLSVESGQSLFGASEATASEARIMALALYGVTVPVALIIWGLAFAWLIIAVGLLFDLWLVSKLTFNLGWWGFTFPIGTFTTATTQLAKEFNSEAFRVLGTLFSIVEILLWIAIGSLTFYRAVKGEIFVSPCLAETGGQPPKEAPFHRQYEYQPRFPRKQPAAQDLSGPA; encoded by the exons ATGATGGACGCCGCCGATCCAGGGCTCGATCGTGAGCTAGATGCGCCACCGTCCGACTCCACTCTCGGGCGGACCGATGAGGAGATTGGGCAATTCGCCGAGCCTCCGTCACTGCTTGAGGAGCGGCAACCCAACACGTCGTGGTGGGCACGTATGAAAGGCGAAATGACGCGCGTGACGATGCATTTTCCGCCCAGCTGGTTCTCGGTGAACATGGGCACAGGTATCACGTCCGTGCTTTTGCATGAGATGCCGTACCAGGCACAATGGTTACACTACCTTTCCTACATTGTATTCGCACTCAACGTCTTCCTCTTTGTGCTGTTTCTCGGTATTAGCATTGTCCGGTACGCCCGGTGGCCAgtcctcctgcgcctcttgctACGCCACCCGGCCCAATCGATGTTCCTGGGCACATTCTCCATGGGCTTCTCGACGATTATCAATATGGCTGTCCTTGTTTGTGTCCCCCGCTGGGGTCATGGCTTTACCATGTTCATGTGGGCGCTCTGGTGGCTCAACTCTGCCATTGCCCTTGCCATGGGTGTCGCACTACCCATTCTGCAATTCACGCGTCACTCTCACGAACTCAGCACTGTCACTGGTGTGCTTCTACTCCCAGTCGTCACTACGGTCGTCATTgcctcgaccggcgcaaACGTCGCAGATGTGCTTCCCTCCAACCACGCCAAGCTGACCCTGACCGTAAGCTATATTCTGTGGGGCGCAGGATTCTGTATTGCGATGTTGTGTTTCGCGCTATTCTATGCGCGTCTGACCATCCACAAGATCCCACCAGCAGCGCTCATCGTCACCATCTTCTTGCCACTAG CGGCGTACGGCCTGCTCCGCTTCTCGGCTGTGATCAACAAGCTGAGTGTAGAGTCAGGGCAATCGTTGTTTGGCGCATCGGAAGCGACCGCGAGTGAGGCGCGCATTATGGCCCTGGCGCTGTACGGTGTGACGGTGCCCGTGGCGCTGATCATTTGGGGCCTGGCTTTTGCCTGGCTGATCATTGCCGTGGGCCTTTTGTTTGATCTGTGGCTCGTGTCCAAGCTAACATTCAATCTGGGTTGGTGGGGCTTTACCTTCCCGATCGGTACCTTTACGACCGCCACCACGCAACTTGCCAAAGAGTTCAATTCTGAAGCATTCCGTGTCCTAGGGACCTTGTTTTCTATCGTCGAGATCCTGCTGTGGATCGCTATTGGAAGTCTAACGTTTTACCGCGCGGTCAAAGGCGAGATTTTCGTGTCGCCATGCCTTGCTGAAACCGGCGGGCAGCCGCCCAAAGAGGCGCCATTCCACCGGCAATACGAGTACCAGCCTCGCTTTCCCCGCAAGCAGCCAGCTGCTCAGGATCTATCGGGCCCCGCCTAA
- the TIF1 gene encoding translation initiation factor eIF4A (COG:J; EggNog:ENOG503NUYA), with protein MSKPEETPAPATDVQIADGEIQSNWDEVHDNFDNMGLAPELLRGVFAYGFERPSAIQSRAIVPVIKGHDVIAQAQSGTGKTATFSIAILQRIDPNLKAVQALVLAPTRELAQQIQNVVIALGDYMNIQCHACIGGTNVREDMARLGDGAQVVVGTPGRVYDMINRRAFRTDHLKMFCLDEADEMLSRGFKDQMYEVFQLLPQDTQVVLLSATMPEDVLAVTNKFMREPVRILVKRDELTLEGIKQFYIAVEKEDWKFETLTDLYETVTITQAVIFCNTRRKVDWLTEQLHAKEFTVSAMHGDMDQQQREVIMREFRSGSSRVLITTDLLARGIDVQQVSLVINYDLPSNRENYIHRIGRGGRFGRKGVAINFVTEDDVRMMRDIEQFYNTQVEEMPLNVADLI; from the exons ATGTCTAA GCCCGAGGAGACTCCCGCTCCTGCCACGGACGTCCAgatcgccgacggcgagatCCAGTCCAACTGGGATGAGGTGCACGACAACTTCGACAACATGGGCCTCGCCCCCGAGCTTCTCCGTGGTGTCTTCGCCTACGG TTTCGAGCGCCCTTCGGCCATTCAGTCGCGTGCCATTGTGCCCGTCATCAAGGGCCACGACGTGATTGCGCAGGCCCAGTCGGGTACTGGTAAGACTGCCACCTTCTCGATCGCCATTCTCCAGCGTATCGACCCTAACCTCAAGGCCGTCCAGGCCCTGGTGCTTGCCCCCACCCGTGAGCTGGCCCAGCAGATCCAGAACGTCGTCATCGCTCTGGGTGACTACATGAACATCCAGTGCCACGCATGCATTGGTGGTACCAACGTGCGCGAGGACATGGCCCGCCTCGGTGACGGTGCCCAGGTTGTGGTCGGTACTCCTGGCCGTGTGTACGATATGATCAACCGCCGTGCGTTCCGTACGGACCACCTCAAGATGTTCTGCCTtgacgaggccgacgagatGCTTTCGCGTGGTTTCAAGGACCAGATGTACGAGGTGTTCCAGCTCCTGCCCCAGGACACCCAGGTCGTCCTCCTTTCGGCCACCATGCCCGAGGACGTGCTTGCCGTTACCAATAAGTTCATGCGTGAACCCGTCCGCATTCTCGTGAAGCGTGACGAGCTCACCCTTGAAGGTATCAAGCAGTTCTACATCGCTGTCGAGAAGGAGGACTGGAAGTTCGAGACCCTCACCGACCTTTACGAGACGGTCACCATTACCCAGGCCGTCATCTTCTGCAACACCCGCCGCAAGGTCGACTGGCTCACCGAGCAGCTCCACGCCAAGGAGTTCACTGTCTCGGCCATGCACGGTGACATGGaccagcagcagcgtgaGGTTATTATGCGCGAGTTCCGCTCGGGTTCGTCGCGTGTGCTGATCACCACCGACCTGCTCGCCCGTGGTATCGATGTGCAGCAGGTGTCGCTGGTTATCAACTACGACTTGCCCTCGAACCGCGAGAACTACATCCACCGTATCGGTCGTGGTGGTCGTTTCGGTCGTAAGGGTGTTGCCATCAACTTTGTCACCGAGGACGATGTGCGCATGATGCGTGACATTGAGCAGTTCTACAACACCCAGGTCGAGGAGATGCCTCTGAACGTTGCTGACCTGATCTAA